Proteins encoded by one window of Musa acuminata AAA Group cultivar baxijiao chromosome BXJ2-9, Cavendish_Baxijiao_AAA, whole genome shotgun sequence:
- the LOC135622147 gene encoding uncharacterized protein LOC135622147 isoform X1: MRVNRPSGPCGLLQGIRGVQLVDQSTYGREDSLRCGELDFSTCEGPEIVGPSRRLVIRRIWQQRPSCLRPIHCSLHVGDQNIAETIANVITSLPFIVLGLQAPRKNLNAALYANSLIGVGIASSLYHSSRGQARRFLRWADYTMIATTTVCLSRAVRNENPRLLMVASTILLPFQPFMVSAMHTGLMEVAFARRALIKPELRMAHNLHTLSSLLGGALFVADDFFPETPYIHAAWHLAAAVGVGTCNKLLE, translated from the exons ATGCGTGTAAATCGACCTTCGGGTCCCTGTGGGTTGCTACAGGGGATTCGTGGAGTGCAGCTGGTGGATCAGTCAACATATGGAAGAGAAGATTCACTTCGTTGTGGGGAGTTGGACTTCTCGACCTGCGAAGGGCCCGAGATTGTTGGACCAAGCCGACGATTGGTAATTCG AAGAATATGGCAGCAGAGACCATCATGCTTGAGGCCGATTCACTGTAGCCTTCATG TAGGTGATCAGAACATTGCTGAAACCATTGCCAATGTGATCACTTCATTGCCTTTCATTGTTCTCGGACTTCAGGCTCCAAG GAAGAACCTGAATGCTGCATTATATGCTAATTCTTTGATCGGTGTGGGTATTGCTTCAAGTCTGTACCATTCTTCAAGAGGACAAGCCAGAAGGTTTCTAAGATGGGCAGACTATACAATGATAGCTACAACTACAGTT TGTTTGTCTCGAGCAGTCAGAAATGAAAATCCAAGACTGCTGATGGTGGCATCTACAATACTCTTGCCATTTCAGCCTTTCATGGTTTCAGCTATGCACACTGGGTTGATGGAG GTGGCATTTGCCAGAAGGGCATTGATAAAACCAGAGTTGAGGATGGCAcataacctgcacaccttatcttctCTACTGGGAGGGGCACTTTTTGTAGCTGATGATTTCTTCCCAGAAACTCCTTACATCCATGCTGCTTGGCACCTTGCTGCAGCAGTTGGTGTGGGGACATGCAATAAGCTTCTCGAATGA
- the LOC135622147 gene encoding uncharacterized protein LOC135622147 isoform X2 codes for MRVNRPSGPCGLLQGIRGVQLVDQSTYGREDSLRCGELDFSTCEGPEIVGPSRRLVIRRIWQQRPSCLRPIHCSLHGDQNIAETIANVITSLPFIVLGLQAPRKNLNAALYANSLIGVGIASSLYHSSRGQARRFLRWADYTMIATTTVCLSRAVRNENPRLLMVASTILLPFQPFMVSAMHTGLMEVAFARRALIKPELRMAHNLHTLSSLLGGALFVADDFFPETPYIHAAWHLAAAVGVGTCNKLLE; via the exons ATGCGTGTAAATCGACCTTCGGGTCCCTGTGGGTTGCTACAGGGGATTCGTGGAGTGCAGCTGGTGGATCAGTCAACATATGGAAGAGAAGATTCACTTCGTTGTGGGGAGTTGGACTTCTCGACCTGCGAAGGGCCCGAGATTGTTGGACCAAGCCGACGATTGGTAATTCG AAGAATATGGCAGCAGAGACCATCATGCTTGAGGCCGATTCACTGTAGCCTTCATG GTGATCAGAACATTGCTGAAACCATTGCCAATGTGATCACTTCATTGCCTTTCATTGTTCTCGGACTTCAGGCTCCAAG GAAGAACCTGAATGCTGCATTATATGCTAATTCTTTGATCGGTGTGGGTATTGCTTCAAGTCTGTACCATTCTTCAAGAGGACAAGCCAGAAGGTTTCTAAGATGGGCAGACTATACAATGATAGCTACAACTACAGTT TGTTTGTCTCGAGCAGTCAGAAATGAAAATCCAAGACTGCTGATGGTGGCATCTACAATACTCTTGCCATTTCAGCCTTTCATGGTTTCAGCTATGCACACTGGGTTGATGGAG GTGGCATTTGCCAGAAGGGCATTGATAAAACCAGAGTTGAGGATGGCAcataacctgcacaccttatcttctCTACTGGGAGGGGCACTTTTTGTAGCTGATGATTTCTTCCCAGAAACTCCTTACATCCATGCTGCTTGGCACCTTGCTGCAGCAGTTGGTGTGGGGACATGCAATAAGCTTCTCGAATGA
- the LOC103998154 gene encoding probable auxin efflux carrier component 1c — MITGTDFYHVMTGMVPLYVAMILAYLSVKWWKIFTPDQCAGINRFVALFAVPLLSFHFIAGNDPYKMNYRFIGADTLSKVIVLVILAVWSNLSRRMSLDWTITIFSLATLPNTLVMGIPLLEGMYGEYSGSLMVQIVVLQCIIWYTLMLLLLEYRAGRLLIAEKFPVNAGEVASVTVDPDVTSLDGHRDMLETESTIREDGKIHVNVRKSSSSLSGSLSRRSMEFSDAMRFSSNLTNPEIHSRRSSKNPTPRGSSFNNADVQPRRSSFSVVFPIAGPSEIQEIRVEVPPRQTDGRKENQESGPQDGDVMVQEAAIGALTIVPTTMPPASVMAKLILVVVWRKLIRNPNNYASLIGLAWSLVSFKLHVNMPVIVAKSISIMSDTGLGMAMFSLGLFMGLQPRIIACGNLAAAIAMAIRFLAGPAFMAIASFAVGIRGELLRIAIVQAALPQGIVPFVFAKEYNLHAEILSTAVIFGMIIALPITLVYYVIVGLV, encoded by the exons atgaTTACCGGGACGGACTTCTACCATGTGATGACGGGCATGGTGCCGTTGTACGTGGCGATGATACTGGCGTACTTGTCGGTGAAGTGGTGGAAGATCTTCACGCCGGACCAGTGCGCAGGGATCAATCGCTTCGTGGCGCTCTTTGCGGTGCCGCTCTTGTCGTTCCACTTCATCGCCGGCAACGATCCTTATAAGATGAATTATCGGTTCATCGGCGCTGACACGTTGTCCAAGGTTATCGTGCTCGTCATTTTGGCAGTCTGGAGCAATCTCAGCCGCCGCATGTCACTCGATTGGACCATCACCATCTTCTCCCTGGCCACCCTGCCCAACACCCTCGTCATGGGCATCCCGCTGCTCGAGGGCATGTACGGGGAGTACTCCGGCAGCCTCATGGTCCAGATCGTGGTGCTGCAGTGCATCATCTGGTACACCCTCATGCTGTTGCTGCTCGAGTACCGGGCCGGCCGGTTGCTGATCGCGGAGAAGTTCCCGGTCAACGCCGGGGAGGTCGCGTCCGTCACCGTGGACCCCGACGTCACGTCGTTGGACGGACACCGTGACATGCTGGAGACGGAGAGCACGATCAGGGAGGACGGCAAGATCCACGTCAATGTGCGCAAGTCGAGCTCGTCGCTGTCGGGCAGCCTCTCGCGGCGGTCCATGGAGTTCTCCGACGCCATGCGCTTCTCGTCCAACCTCACCAACCCCGAGATCCACTCGAGGCGGTCGTCCAAGAACCCCACGCCCCGAGGCTCCAGCTTCAACAACGCCGACGTCCAACCACGCAGATCGTCATTCTCCGTTGTGTTCCCCATCGCCGGTCCatcggaaattcaagaaatccgaGTGGAAGTTCCTCCGCGCCAAA CGGACGGGCGGAAGGAGAACCAGGAGAGCGGGCCCCAAGACGGCGACGTGATGGTCCAAGAGGCGGCCATTGGCGCGCTCACGATAGTGCCGACGACAATGCCGCCGGCGAGCGTGATGGCGAAGCTGATCCTCGTCGTGGTGTGGAGGAAGCTGATCCGTAACCCCAACAACTACGCCAGCCTGATCGGCCTCGCCTGGTCGCTCGTCTCCTTCAA ATTGCACGTTAACATGCCTGTGATTGTGGCGAAATCCATCTCCATCATGTCGGACACAGGCCTAGGAATGGCTATGTTCAGCCTCG GGTTGTTCATGGGGCTGCAGCCGAGGATCATAGCATGTGGGAATTTGGCAGCAGCTATTGCCATGGCCATCAGATTCTTAGCAGGGCCTGCTTTCATGGCTATCGCCTCCTTTGCCGTGGGCATCCGCGGCGAGCTCCTGCGCATCGCCATTGTGCAG GCGGCGCTCCCTCAAGGCATTGTCCCCTTTGTGTTCGCAAAGGAGTACAACCTTCATGCTGAGATCCTCAGCACAGC GGTGATATTTGGGATGATAATTGCGCTGCCCATAACATTGGTGTATTACGTTATAGTTGGTCTAGTGTGA